One Mycoavidus sp. HKI genomic region harbors:
- a CDS encoding NACHT domain-containing protein: MLDSIFSSSRSVLSLQETLDLASFYSKTASEAKDPKIALVLCDDAEASLSQMKKAVKKALAPETLADQTLRDKIATVYFEHGKVLDKLGQPDRAQTSYKKAKKWGHEETKPATTMPVMPLFMNSASAVTQAATSTSMSAQAKSDLVDYLFEKALLTLSSLEVSNKPSLFLVYAHDNPNLKHPDLKQVEAKASTSKYLIEKLSQIRGLTLYSDQTPIGQAYLSSDENLKEDGKLEDILTNQLCLLPHQLRADVKPVDKVIVCCSDVLGGYLKEQSYKEFCDELKTAYEKDREAYVKDSKQKSTTALREVVKKFSEEEDYKAGFHHVLTEMAFLEIRAKYREGQHGIIPVSLTPNSYDYCLKDFIRSTTVRMEDSLRFDLQAKKGEEIYLNQGSHGVLFKVIERLLAGSNEAKTFLDKFWTGHSHVISRLKSDANFGKLEFAKLLDGIFDDIRTTLHKQLASTVQQEHEQLQAFRADPRTALKEQYFAALTQNEAFQETLNLYVEPRCRASMNGESKTFELLPQVQAFLKDKKVILLTGDSGAGKTTFNRRLEKHLWEHKKEGDAIPLFISLSSIDKPEHDLIAKALKKRGLSEFQIQKLKKENQRFVFILDGYDEIRQTQNLYVSNSINKSDGWRGQMVIGCRSEYLGQDYRSRFQPNPIEKDKDTAFQEVVVLPFSKEESDQYLEKYVEHNPTGWTAQAYQEAFSKQSNLKNLISNPFLLRVVLEALPYVEKKGKAVSAIQLRMDLYDQFVRQWFERNRQRLSTQSLTEMQKEVFRELHDDGFAQHGIGFVKELAVHLYKENGGNPLVEYSLFKDKGSWKDVFFGREEENRLLREAWPLIRSGTEYRFIHKSLLEYFVARSLFESFDECMDLSTRQRRGSAASVYSFEEHAVLPPKTQRDLSLSPKHWIGDLGVVRLLTDRVQQESIFKEQLLAIIERSKVDKSVRQTAANAMTILVRAGVQFNGADLKGIQIPGADLSFGVFDSAQLQGADLRKATLRTIWLRSANLSGAQMAGVQFGEWPYLQEEGGARSCAYSPDGKSCAVGLENGKVSVYMTSNWEKMHTLEGHRGGVNSVVYSPSGTQIASGSWDHTVRLWDAESGVLGHTLEGHTWLVTSVVYSPSGLQIASGSNDKTVRLWDAQSGTLKHTLEGHTSIVNSVVYSPSGLQIASGSNDKTVRLWDAESGTLRHTLEGHTSIVNSVVYSPSGKQLASGSDDKTVRVWDAHSGALEHTLAGHTSTVSSVVYSPSGKQLASGSDDKTVRLWDAESGALEHTLEGHASIVWSVVYSPSGLQIASGSTDKTVRLWAAPSGVAGHTLEGHTSIVNSVVYSPSGTQIASGSRDHTVRLWDAESGALGHTLEGHRGGVSSVVYSPSGTKLASGSSDKAVRVWDVHSGAFGHTLEGHRGGVSSVVYSPGGTQIASGSWDHTVRLWDAESGALEHTLKGHTNTVSSVVYSPSGLHLASSSSDQMVRVWEAESGALVHTLYGHTSWVNSVVYSPSGLQLASGSFDNTVRVWDAHSGALDHTLHGHTDDVSSVVYSPSGTQIASGSWDNTVRLWDAHSGALGHTLEGHTDSVSSVVYSPSGTQIASGSWDNTVRLWEAESGALVHTLGGHTDWVNSVVYSPNGLHLASGSEDKTVRLWDVSSGECLRVIQEFTGAVNSVEWKAMPDGAYLVTGSEDKSVRTWAVKQDREGYQVALHWSSGHDVLTVQGALLDGVHGLSEVNRALLKQRGANDRVVL, translated from the coding sequence ATGTTGGACAGCATCTTTTCGTCATCCCGGAGCGTGCTTTCGCTACAAGAAACTCTGGATCTCGCTAGCTTTTACTCAAAGACTGCCAGCGAGGCTAAAGACCCCAAGATCGCGTTAGTGTTATGCGATGACGCAGAAGCCTCGTTATCCCAGATGAAAAAAGCCGTAAAAAAGGCGCTCGCTCCTGAAACCCTAGCAGATCAAACCCTGCGGGATAAAATTGCCACCGTGTATTTTGAGCATGGCAAGGTGTTGGACAAGTTAGGGCAACCCGATAGGGCGCAGACGAGCTATAAAAAGGCGAAAAAATGGGGCCATGAGGAGACTAAGCCAGCCACTACTATGCCAGTCATGCCGCTGTTTATGAACAGTGCGTCGGCTGTGACTCAGGCGGCTACATCGACCTCAATGTCTGCCCAGGCAAAAAGCGATCTGGTGGACTATCTATTTGAAAAGGCGCTATTGACGCTGAGCTCCTTAGAAGTATCGAATAAACCCAGCCTTTTTTTGGTGTATGCCCATGATAATCCAAATCTAAAACATCCAGATCTAAAGCAAGTGGAGGCGAAGGCCTCAACGTCTAAATATTTAATCGAAAAGTTATCTCAAATTCGAGGCTTGACGCTTTATTCGGATCAAACGCCGATAGGGCAAGCGTATTTAAGCTCGGATGAAAATCTGAAAGAGGATGGCAAGCTAGAAGACATCTTAACCAATCAGCTCTGTTTGCTACCCCATCAACTGCGAGCGGATGTGAAGCCGGTCGATAAGGTGATCGTGTGTTGTTCTGATGTATTAGGAGGCTACCTAAAAGAGCAGTCCTATAAAGAGTTTTGCGATGAGCTTAAAACAGCCTATGAAAAAGATCGAGAAGCCTACGTCAAAGACAGCAAACAAAAGAGTACTACAGCTTTACGTGAGGTGGTCAAAAAATTTTCCGAAGAGGAAGACTATAAGGCAGGGTTCCATCATGTGCTGACGGAAATGGCGTTTTTGGAAATTCGTGCAAAGTATCGCGAAGGTCAGCACGGGATAATCCCGGTTTCGTTAACGCCCAATAGCTATGACTACTGCCTGAAGGATTTTATTAGATCGACAACGGTACGGATGGAGGATTCTCTGCGCTTTGATTTGCAAGCCAAAAAGGGAGAAGAAATCTATCTGAACCAAGGTTCACATGGTGTACTGTTTAAGGTGATAGAGCGGCTGTTAGCGGGCAGCAATGAAGCGAAAACTTTTCTGGACAAGTTTTGGACGGGGCACAGCCATGTTATATCTCGTTTAAAGAGTGATGCAAATTTTGGCAAGCTAGAATTTGCGAAGCTATTAGACGGTATCTTCGACGACATACGGACCACGCTGCACAAGCAGCTTGCCTCGACCGTGCAGCAAGAACACGAACAATTGCAGGCGTTCCGTGCCGACCCTAGGACCGCGCTGAAGGAGCAGTATTTTGCTGCCTTAACGCAAAATGAGGCGTTTCAAGAGACCCTAAATCTCTATGTCGAGCCGCGCTGCCGAGCGAGTATGAATGGGGAGAGCAAAACCTTTGAACTCTTACCCCAAGTTCAAGCGTTTCTAAAAGATAAAAAAGTGATCTTGTTGACGGGAGACTCTGGGGCGGGCAAAACCACCTTCAATCGCCGTCTAGAAAAGCACTTATGGGAGCATAAAAAAGAAGGTGATGCGATTCCGCTGTTTATTTCTCTGTCGAGCATTGACAAGCCTGAGCACGATCTGATTGCCAAAGCGCTAAAGAAACGAGGCCTGTCAGAATTTCAGATTCAGAAATTAAAAAAAGAAAACCAAAGGTTTGTTTTTATTTTGGATGGATATGATGAGATACGTCAGACGCAAAATCTGTATGTGAGCAACTCCATCAACAAGTCTGACGGCTGGCGGGGTCAGATGGTGATCGGTTGTCGCAGCGAATATCTGGGCCAGGACTATCGAAGCCGTTTTCAACCGAATCCGATTGAGAAGGACAAAGACACGGCGTTTCAAGAAGTCGTGGTCTTGCCGTTTTCAAAAGAAGAGAGCGATCAATACCTAGAAAAATATGTGGAGCACAATCCAACGGGCTGGACGGCGCAAGCCTACCAAGAAGCCTTCTCCAAACAATCTAATTTAAAAAATTTGATTAGCAACCCATTTTTGCTACGTGTGGTACTAGAAGCCTTGCCGTACGTCGAAAAAAAAGGGAAAGCGGTATCTGCCATCCAGTTACGGATGGACCTGTATGATCAGTTCGTCAGACAATGGTTCGAGCGTAACCGGCAGCGCTTAAGCACGCAAAGTTTAACGGAGATGCAAAAAGAGGTATTTAGAGAGTTGCATGATGATGGTTTTGCGCAGCATGGGATCGGCTTTGTGAAAGAGTTAGCGGTGCATCTGTATAAAGAGAATGGAGGTAATCCGCTTGTCGAGTACTCGTTGTTCAAAGACAAGGGGAGTTGGAAGGATGTTTTTTTCGGTCGAGAAGAAGAAAATCGACTTCTGCGAGAAGCGTGGCCGTTGATCCGAAGTGGCACAGAATACCGATTTATCCATAAATCGCTGCTGGAATATTTTGTGGCGAGGTCGCTGTTTGAGTCGTTCGATGAGTGTATGGATCTAAGCACCCGCCAGCGTCGAGGTAGCGCTGCTTCAGTCTATAGTTTTGAAGAGCACGCTGTTTTGCCCCCCAAAACGCAGCGAGATTTATCGTTAAGCCCAAAGCATTGGATTGGCGATTTGGGCGTTGTGCGTTTGTTGACTGATCGCGTTCAGCAAGAGTCCATATTTAAGGAACAGCTGTTAGCGATAATCGAGCGCTCGAAAGTGGATAAAAGCGTACGGCAAACGGCGGCGAATGCAATGACGATTTTGGTCAGAGCGGGAGTACAGTTTAATGGTGCGGATTTAAAAGGTATCCAGATACCCGGAGCAGATCTGAGTTTTGGGGTATTTGATTCAGCGCAGTTGCAAGGGGCGGATTTAAGAAAGGCGACGCTTCGCACGATTTGGCTACGCAGCGCCAATTTAAGCGGAGCGCAGATGGCCGGGGTGCAGTTTGGCGAATGGCCGTATCTACAGGAAGAGGGCGGGGCACGGTCCTGTGCCTATTCTCCGGATGGAAAAAGCTGCGCGGTAGGGCTTGAAAACGGTAAGGTCAGCGTGTATATGACCTCGAATTGGGAAAAAATGCACACCTTAGAAGGACATAGAGGCGGTGTTAATAGCGTGGTGTATTCGCCGAGCGGAACGCAGATCGCCTCGGGCAGTTGGGACCATACGGTACGTCTGTGGGACGCGGAAAGCGGAGTCCTTGGTCACACCTTAGAAGGACATACCTGGCTTGTTACTAGCGTGGTGTATTCGCCGAGCGGTTTGCAGATTGCCTCGGGGAGTAATGACAAGACGGTACGTCTGTGGGACGCGCAAAGCGGAACCCTTAAGCATACCTTAGAAGGACATACCTCCATTGTTAATAGCGTGGTGTATTCGCCGAGCGGTTTGCAGATTGCCTCGGGGAGTAATGACAAGACGGTACGTCTGTGGGACGCGGAAAGCGGAACCCTTAGGCATACCTTAGAAGGACATACCTCCATTGTTAATAGCGTAGTGTATTCGCCGAGCGGAAAGCAGCTTGCCTCGGGCAGTGATGACAAGACGGTGCGGGTGTGGGATGCGCACAGCGGAGCCCTTGAGCACACCTTAGCAGGACATACATCCACTGTTAGTAGCGTGGTGTATTCGCCGAGCGGAAAGCAGCTTGCCTCGGGCAGTGATGACAAGACGGTACGTCTGTGGGACGCGGAAAGCGGAGCCCTTGAGCACACCTTAGAAGGACATGCCTCCATTGTTTGGAGCGTGGTGTATTCGCCGAGCGGGTTGCAGATCGCCTCGGGGAGTACTGACAAGACGGTACGTCTGTGGGCCGCACCCAGCGGAGTCGCAGGGCACACCTTAGAAGGACATACCTCCATTGTTAATAGCGTAGTGTATTCGCCGAGCGGAACGCAGATCGCCTCGGGCAGTAGAGACCATACGGTACGTCTGTGGGACGCGGAAAGCGGAGCCCTTGGTCACACCTTAGAAGGACATAGAGGCGGTGTTAGTAGCGTGGTGTATTCGCCGAGCGGAACGAAGCTCGCCTCGGGCAGTAGTGACAAGGCGGTGCGGGTGTGGGACGTGCATAGCGGAGCCTTTGGTCACACCTTAGAAGGACATAGAGGCGGTGTTAGTAGCGTGGTGTATTCGCCGGGCGGAACGCAGATCGCTTCGGGCAGTTGGGACCATACGGTACGTCTGTGGGACGCGGAAAGCGGAGCCCTTGAGCACACCTTAAAAGGGCATACCAACACTGTTAGTAGCGTGGTGTATTCGCCGAGCGGTTTGCACCTCGCCTCGAGCAGTTCTGACCAGATGGTGCGGGTGTGGGAGGCGGAAAGCGGAGCCCTTGTACACACCTTATACGGACATACCTCCTGGGTTAATAGCGTGGTGTATTCGCCGAGCGGTTTGCAGCTTGCTTCGGGCAGTTTTGACAATACGGTGCGAGTGTGGGACGCGCACAGCGGGGCGCTCGACCACACCTTACACGGACATACCGACGATGTTAGTAGCGTGGTGTATTCGCCGAGCGGAACGCAGATCGCCTCGGGCAGTTGGGACAATACGGTGCGGCTGTGGGACGCGCACAGCGGAGCCCTTGGTCACACCTTAGAAGGACATACCGACTCTGTTAGTAGCGTGGTGTATTCGCCGAGCGGAACGCAGATCGCCTCGGGCAGTTGGGACAATACGGTGCGGCTGTGGGAGGCGGAAAGCGGAGCCCTTGTGCACACCTTAGGAGGACATACTGACTGGGTTAATAGCGTGGTGTATTCGCCGAACGGCTTGCATCTCGCCTCGGGCAGTGAGGACAAGACGGTGCGGCTGTGGGACGTGTCCTCGGGTGAATGTCTCAGGGTGATTCAAGAATTTACCGGGGCGGTCAATAGCGTTGAGTGGAAAGCGATGCCCGACGGTGCCTATCTAGTGACCGGTAGCGAAGATAAGTCCGTGCGGACGTGGGCGGTAAAACAAGACCGAGAAGGCTATCAAGTGGCGCTGCACTGGAGTTCAGGTCATGACGTTCTAACCGTGCAGGGGGCCTTATTGGACGGCGTACACGGCTTAAGCGAGGTGAATCGAGCGCTGTTGAAGCAACGGGGAGCGAATGATAGGGTTGTATTGTAG
- a CDS encoding 1-acyl-sn-glycerol-3-phosphate acyltransferase, which translates to MMMQVSLRIVRLIFHLVRGMALAAFVFPRAARARQQQLVRDWSQGLLKACGVTLIVHQPGEALERGVMLVGNHVSWLDIYVINAWQPVPFVAKAEVEKWPILGWLAKTIGTIFIRRDKRSDARRIVQQLADVLKSGETICIFPEGTTSDGTSLLPFHANLLQAPVLAMIAVQPICLLYEDAQGRQSLAPAYIGDISLLASLISILRAAPLTAHLYVTAPLEACDQRRELAMRAQAAVQGALQKLQRQRVVLSDTAVVKAEVSG; encoded by the coding sequence ATGATGATGCAAGTCAGCCTACGCATCGTGCGGCTCATATTCCATCTGGTTCGTGGTATGGCGCTGGCGGCTTTTGTTTTTCCGCGTGCGGCACGGGCTCGCCAACAGCAGCTCGTGCGTGATTGGTCGCAGGGTTTACTTAAGGCGTGCGGTGTTACGTTGATCGTACACCAGCCGGGCGAAGCGCTTGAGCGCGGTGTGATGTTGGTTGGCAATCATGTGTCATGGCTAGATATTTATGTGATTAATGCTTGGCAGCCGGTCCCTTTTGTGGCTAAAGCTGAAGTTGAGAAATGGCCGATCCTGGGTTGGTTGGCAAAAACCATCGGTACGATTTTTATTCGGCGTGACAAGCGTAGCGATGCCCGACGGATTGTGCAGCAGTTAGCCGATGTATTAAAAAGCGGTGAAACGATTTGTATTTTTCCAGAAGGGACGACTTCTGATGGTACAAGCCTATTGCCATTTCACGCTAATTTGCTGCAAGCGCCGGTATTAGCGATGATTGCGGTGCAGCCAATCTGTTTGCTGTATGAAGATGCGCAAGGCCGGCAGTCACTGGCGCCCGCCTATATCGGTGACATCTCATTACTCGCTTCACTCATATCGATTTTGCGTGCCGCTCCGCTCACCGCTCATTTATATGTGACGGCCCCGCTTGAGGCGTGTGACCAGCGGCGGGAACTGGCTATGCGTGCACAGGCAGCAGTCCAGGGCGCGCTGCAAAAGTTGCAGCGCCAGCGGGTGGTGCTATCTGACACGGCGGTGGTGAAGGCTGAAGTCAGTGGCTAG